Proteins found in one Nymphalis io chromosome 4, ilAglIoxx1.1, whole genome shotgun sequence genomic segment:
- the LOC126781724 gene encoding uncharacterized protein LOC126781724, whose product MEHKDGWSGGETTAADNTTERSQADRDRVRIEFYATYDVMTGVRIAATLGGFFALMVFLIVYKSRSKSVKALNDPKIVELAEAVVAEEQAVEEERQLTAALEEARSERARSRPSIGEVPLWARTSRFASYGGGYGSLLAPPRRLSTLRGDSLPGSALRFSERRASGGPRDRRLSSATCSSSGSSYLERRGSSVVCSLPERRLSPCPSERLAPLASVGSVGPSFVVECDLASVGADSVFAEDDAESTDDEVEQFSTDSGGPEAGTSECTELTSRPVPPLRVDRASHSRETLF is encoded by the coding sequence ATGGAACATAAAGATGGATGGAGTGGTGGAGAAACGACTGCAGCTGACAATACAACAGAGCGCTCGCAGGCCGATCGCGATCGCGTGCGAATTGAATTCTATGCTACCTACGACGTCATGACCGGCGTGCGTATAGCCGCTACACTTGGCGGCTTTTTTGCACTAATGGTCTTTTTAATCGTTTATAAGAGCCGGAGTAAATCTGTGAAAGCTCTGAATGATCCAAAAATCGTAGAACTTGCTGAGGCGGTTGTGGCTGAAGAGCAAGCCGTTGAGGAAGAAAGGCAATTGACGGCAGCTTTAGAGGAAGCACGTTCGGAGCGAGCTCGTTCTCGCCCATCGATAGGAGAAGTGCCGCTCTGGGCGAGAACTTCGCGGTTCGCTTCCTATGGTGGAGGTTACGGTAGCTTATTAGCACCACCTCGGAGACTTTCAACTTTACGCGGGGATTCGCTTCCCGGTTCAGCGCTAAGGTTTAGTGAACGACGAGCCTCGGGTGGGCCTCGTGATAGGCGATTAAGCTCGGCTACATGTTCGAGTTCAGGGAGTTCCTATTTGGAAAGACGTGGTTCATCAGTAGTGTGCTCTTTACCGGAACGCCGGTTGTCACCCTGTCCTAGTGAACGACTCGCGCCGTTGGCATCGGTCGGTAGCGTGGGTCCGTCGTTTGTGGTAGAATGTGATCTTGCATCAGTGGGTGCGGATTCTGTATTTGCAGAAGATGATGCGGAGTCTACAGACGATGAGGTGGAGCAGTTTTCGACTGATAGCGGTGGACCCGAAGCCGGCACGTCCGAGTGCACGGAACTCACAAGTCGGCCGGTGCCCCCTCTACGTGTCGATCGCGCTTCTCACTCTCGGGAAACGTTATTCTAG
- the LOC126781701 gene encoding histone PARylation factor 1 produces MSEEWQQYIQDSRTQCKYGIKCYQKNPEHHKQYKHPPQLKLKANKKQRNNRFQPYNKIKTAQDESNNTIEDEKIEDINIEIQPSASTIIENVNEDISKCKAVDSDVIVSYYDKDVDRSILKECFLVEMPPDFYKFYECLNKESESIEKLLANVNLQLIGPYELFLNKLPILKDKNMYLIHWRFFYDPPEFQAIIKKKGKSEFHIGYYRDDPKEKPVFLARNDSSADCIITPISENIFGAVYWFLQNEKKTSPFISIACQKMMEKVKNWAEEHKYSLEEFNMKKRLPRIVCRTFHNAGIVVPYNKKTQLGYRKLVESDAKIKKMFKQLAEATSQAEKDKVLSELQPVLTYASIAMDECDFGTGLEAGIALFCSGLKELQTSALKNLEVAYSLLQREEFQKIIQMHMKHRRKGPEMSVLNI; encoded by the exons atgtcggAGGAATGGCAACAATACATTCAAGATTCTAGAACACAGTGCAAGTATggaataaaatgttatcaaaaaaaTCCTGAAcatcataaacaatataaacatCCGCCTCAGTTAAAGCTTAAAGCAAATAAGAAGCAAAGAAACAATCGTTTTCaaccttataataaaattaaaactgctCAAGATGAAAGCAATAACACAATAGAAGATGAAAAAATTGAAGACATTAATATCGAAATTCAACCTTCAGCATCCACaataattgaaaatgttaatGAAGATATTTCGAAATGCAAAGCTGTTGATTCCGATGTCATTGTTTCTTATTATGATAAAGATGTAGATCGCAGCATTCTTAAAGAATGCTTTTTAGTTGAAATGCCACcagatttttacaaattttatgagTGCCTTAATAAAGAATCAGAATCTATAGAAAAATTACTAGCAAatgtaaatttacaattaattggCCCATATgagttatttttgaataaactaCCAATtttgaaagataaaaatatgtatttaattcactggagatttttttatgatcCACCTGAATttcag gcaataataaaaaagaaaggcAAAAGTGAATTTCACATTGGATATTATAGAGATGATCCTAAAGAAAAACCAGTTTTCCTTGCCAGAAATGATAGCTCTGCAGATTGTATTATCACTCCAATTTCTGAGAACATATTTGGAGCGGTTTA CTGGTTTTTgcaaaatgaaaagaaaacttCACCATTTATTTCAATAGCATGTCAGAAAATGATGGAAAAGGTCAAGAATTGGGCTGAGGAACACAAATATTCTTTAGAAGAATTTAATATGAAGAAAAGATTACCTCGTATAGTCTGTCGAACATTTCACAATGCTGGCATTGTGGTACCTTATAATAAGAAAACTCAACTAGGCTATAGAAAATTGGTTGAAAGTGATG caaaaataaaaaaaatgtttaagcaaCTAGCAGAAGCAACTTCTCAAGCTGAAAAAGACAAAGTACTTTCAGAGTTACAGCCAGTTTTAACTTATGCAAGTATAGCTATGGACGAGTGTGACTTTGGAACCGGACTAGAGGCTGGCATTGCTTTATTCTGTTCGGGCTTAAAAGAACTTCAAACCAGTGCTTTAAAGAATCTGGAAGTAGCTTATTCTTTGTTACAAAGAGaagaatttcaaaaaataattcag aTGCACATGAAGCATCGCCGCAAGGGTCCAGAGATGtcagtgttaaatatataa
- the LOC126781666 gene encoding recombination repair protein 1, with product MAPRTVKTKKIADVKVSESDAPKKGRGKAKNVPEPDQDLLEIVEEKVSVSEKKNKRGKNTAASENHEEEISASNKEDKAPAAKKGRKKIVEESNSDSNTLNGDNSAEEDSATTIDTQSEGNSESNGHIEDVQAPSTKGRKKPSKKELGEVKPKESARTKKNAKQETVDINKEEVIEEKPKGRGRSRKAPPKPEPEQEDDDDDEEEAKVEPPATKGKKKGQQRVVQEKSPDLKKNTENKDIENENEDSNEEDKDVEEEKMEEEPKKKVRKNVGKKGQTKVESEDNDEIKEAPASKKRKGAKKEEKAKGDIKNDAEKDEGATETKPKSKRGQKKVVEKSADMEEVQDTGEPTTKRRRKADEKATEDSKKKPAKSATDYQSIDFSNHSKNSQGKEWNFKIASWNVDGIRAWMGKDGLDYLKYEKPDILCLQEVKCSQEKLPEEVKNVPGYHAYWLCSDKDGYAGVGIYTTKLAMNVQYGLQNEELDSDGRIITAEYEQFYLICTYVPNAGRKLVTLSKRLKWNEEFRKFVNSLDEKKPVIICGDMNVAHNEIDLTNPKTNKKNAGFTDEERSGMTELLGDGFVDLYRHYYPEKTGAYTFWSYMFNSRAKNVGWRLDYFIASQRLLPALCDTVIRDKVYGSDHCPISLFLHISSADKPKE from the exons ATGGCTCCACGTACAGTTAAAACTAAG AAAATTGCTGATGTTAAAGTATCTGAAAGTGATGCACCAAAAAAGGGAAGGGGAAAAGCTAAAAATGTACCAGAACCTGACCAAGACTTGTTAGAAATTGTAGAGGAAAAGGTTTCAGTTTcagaaaaaaagaacaaacgTGGTAAAAATACTGCTGCTAGTGAAAATCATGAGGAAGAAATTAGTGCAAGTAATAAGGAAGATAAGGCCCCAGCTGCTAAGAAAGGAAGAAAGAAGATTGTTGAGGAATCCAATTCAGATTCTAACACATTAAATGGTGATAATTCTGCAGAAGAAGATTCAGCAACTACCATTGATACCCAGAGTGAGGGGAACAGTGAATCAAATGGACATATAGAAGATGTTCAAGCACCTTCTACAAAAGGCCGTAAGAAACCTTCAAAAAAAGAATTAGGTGAAGTTAAGCCAAAAGAAAGTGCAAGAACTAAGAAAAATGCTAAACAAGAAACTGTAGATATTAATAAGGAGGAAGTTATTGAAGAAAAGCCTAAAGGGAGGGGTAGAAGTCGAAAGGCACCACCAAAACCAGAGCCAGAACaagaagatgatgatgatgatgaagaagaAGCAAAAGTTGAACCACCTGCAACTAAAGGTAAGAAGAAAGGTCAACAAAGAGTAGTGCAGGAAAAATCtcctgatttaaaaaaaaatacagaaaacaaAGATATAGAGAATGAAAATGAAGATTCTAATGAGGAAGATAAGGATGTTGAAGAAGAAAAAATGGAGGAAGAGCCAAAAAAGAAAGTTCGTAAAAATGTAGGGAAAAAAGGGCAAACTAAAGTGGAATCAGAAGACAATGACGAAATCAAAGAAGCTCCAGCTAGCAAAAAGAGGAAAGGTGCTAAAAAAGAGGAAAAAGCAAAag GTGATATAAAGAATGATGCTGAAAAGGATGAAGGTGCTACTGAAACGAAGCCAAAAAGCAAACGGGGACAAAAAAAGGTAGTTGAGAAATCGGCAGATATGGAAGAAGTACAAGACACCGGTGAACCAACTACTAAGCGTCGGCGAAAGGCTGACGAAAAGG CCACTGAAGATAGTAAAAAGAAACCAGCTAAATCTGCAACGGATTATCaatcaatagatttttctaaTCATTCAAAAAACTCACAGGGTAAGGAATGGAactttaaaatagcaagttGGAATGTGGATGGAATCAGAGCATGGATGGGAAAAGACGGATTGGATTATTTAAAGTATGAAAAGCCTGACATATTGTGCTTACAAGAAGTAAAATGTTCTCAAGAAAAATTGCCTGAGGAGGTAAAAAATGTTCCTGGCTACCACGCTTACTGGTTGTGCAGTGACAAAGATGGCTACGCTGGCGTAGGCATTTATACAACTAAATTAGCAATGAATGTCCAATATGGGTTACAAAATGAAGAATTAGATAGCGACGGTCGAATAATAACAGCAGAGTATGAACAGTTCTATTTAATATGTACCTATGTTCCAAATGCTGGTCGCAAACTGGTCACCCTCTCTAAAAGACTAAAATGGAATGAAGAATTTCGGAAATTTGTAAATTCTTTGGACGAAAAGAAACCTGTTATAATATGTGGTGATATGAATGTGGCCCATAATGAAATAG ACTTAACAAATcctaaaacaaacaaaaagaaTGCTGGTTTCACTGATGAAGAACGCTCTGGTATGACTGAGCTGCTAGGGGACGGCTTCGTTGATTTATACCGACACTACTATCCAGAGAAGACTGGTGCCTACACATTCTGGAGTTACATGTTTAATAGTAGAGCGAAAAATGTCGGATG GCGTTTGGACTACTTCATTGCATCACAGAGACTACTACCAGCACTTTGTGATACCGTGATAAGAGACAAGGTCTATGGCAGTGATCATTGTCCAATATCGCTTTTCCTGCATATAAGTAGTGCGGATAAGCCTAAAGAATAG